One Deltaproteobacteria bacterium DNA window includes the following coding sequences:
- a CDS encoding toprim domain-containing protein — MLRAEGQPKLVLKRLGNGHWVYFNTQDNDDNGTIIDFMINRGLSFADIRARFAEPRAAAQGPPSFRNLWQAATPHPAPPWLIGRGITGPTLQTSRPPIRCDRDGRVLFAHRDRHRTLTGFEIAPPDGPRRFATGGTRALFAIHTATTAAALRALVVTESALDALSLAQIDQCPADRAFLSTAGAPSRTQCEQIQHAAHALPNLDALVLAQDGDAAGDRQAEAIRKSVVLPDTVTLERRRPPDTMDWNDVVRA, encoded by the coding sequence CTTCAACACACAGGACAACGACGACAACGGGACCATCATCGACTTCATGATCAACCGCGGGCTCTCCTTCGCCGACATCCGCGCCCGGTTCGCCGAGCCCCGGGCCGCCGCGCAGGGCCCCCCATCCTTCCGGAATCTCTGGCAGGCGGCGACCCCCCATCCCGCGCCGCCCTGGCTGATCGGGCGCGGCATCACCGGGCCCACGCTGCAAACCAGCCGCCCGCCGATCCGCTGCGACCGGGACGGACGGGTCCTGTTCGCCCACCGCGACCGGCATCGCACGCTCACCGGGTTCGAGATCGCGCCCCCCGACGGGCCGCGGCGCTTCGCAACCGGCGGAACACGCGCCCTGTTCGCCATCCACACCGCCACGACAGCCGCGGCCCTGCGGGCGCTCGTCGTCACGGAAAGCGCGCTCGACGCCCTCAGCCTCGCCCAGATCGACCAATGCCCGGCCGACCGGGCCTTCCTCTCAACCGCAGGCGCGCCGTCACGAACCCAATGCGAGCAGATCCAGCACGCCGCACACGCGCTCCCGAACCTCGACGCCCTGGTTCTCGCGCAGGACGGTGACGCGGCCGGAGACCGGCAAGCCGAAGCCATCCGCAAATCCGTCGTCCTGCCCGACACCGTCACCCTCGAAAGACGACGACCCCCCGACACCATGGACTGGAACGACGTCGTCAGGGCCTGA